Proteins encoded in a region of the Bubalus bubalis isolate 160015118507 breed Murrah chromosome 9, NDDB_SH_1, whole genome shotgun sequence genome:
- the CDKN2AIPNL gene encoding CDKN2AIP N-terminal-like protein isoform X1, which yields MVGGEAAAAVEELISGVRRATDFAEQFRSYSESEKQWKARMEFILRHLPDYRDPPDGGGRLDQLLSLSMVWANHLFLGCSYNKDLLDKVMEMADGIEVEDLPQFTTRSKLMKKHQS from the exons ATGGTGGGTGGCGAGGCGGCCGCTGCCGTGGAGGAGCTAATCTCCGGTGTGCGGCGAGCGACTGACTTTGCTGAGCAGTTCCGCTCCTACTCGGAGAGCGAGAAGCAATGGAAGGCCCGCATGGAATTCATCCTGCGCCACCTGCCCGATTACCGCGATCCACCCGACGGTGGCGGCCGCCTGGACCAGCTGCTGTCCCTCTCCATGGTCTGGGCCAACCACCTCTTCCTGGGTTGCAG TTACAACAAAGACCTTTTAGACAAGGTGATGGAAATGGCTGATGGGATTGAAGTGGAAGACCTGCCACAGTTTACTACCAGaagtaaattaatgaaaaag
- the CDKN2AIPNL gene encoding CDKN2AIP N-terminal-like protein isoform X2, which produces MVGGEAAAAVEELISGVRRATDFAEQFRSYSESEKQWKARMEFILRHLPDYRDPPDGGGRLDQLLSLSMVWANHLFLGCSYNKDLLDKVMEMADGIEVEDLPQFTTRSKLMKKK; this is translated from the exons ATGGTGGGTGGCGAGGCGGCCGCTGCCGTGGAGGAGCTAATCTCCGGTGTGCGGCGAGCGACTGACTTTGCTGAGCAGTTCCGCTCCTACTCGGAGAGCGAGAAGCAATGGAAGGCCCGCATGGAATTCATCCTGCGCCACCTGCCCGATTACCGCGATCCACCCGACGGTGGCGGCCGCCTGGACCAGCTGCTGTCCCTCTCCATGGTCTGGGCCAACCACCTCTTCCTGGGTTGCAG TTACAACAAAGACCTTTTAGACAAGGTGATGGAAATGGCTGATGGGATTGAAGTGGAAGACCTGCCACAGTTTACTACCAGaagtaaattaatgaaaaag AAATAG